In Brevibacillus brevis, a genomic segment contains:
- a CDS encoding potassium channel family protein: MISLLITVRHLIRSFFHAMRDKEFLGLLLLTLTTLLSGTIFYSTVEGFHWLDALYFSVTTLTTVGYGDLSPKTELGKVFTILYLFTGLGIIFGFVRKLTEARTNRKGEEDE, from the coding sequence ATGATTTCGCTGCTCATTACGGTAAGGCATCTCATCCGCTCTTTCTTTCATGCGATGCGGGATAAAGAGTTTTTGGGTCTCTTGCTGCTAACCTTGACCACGCTCTTGTCGGGGACGATTTTTTACTCGACCGTCGAAGGGTTTCACTGGCTCGATGCGCTCTATTTCAGTGTGACGACCTTGACGACGGTGGGCTATGGTGACCTCTCGCCTAAGACCGAGCTGGGAAAGGTCTTCACGATTCTCTACCTGTTTACTGGTCTGGGAATCATCTTCGGCTTTGTCCGAAAGCTTACGGAGGCGAGGACGAACAGAAAAGGCGAAGAAGACGAATAG
- a CDS encoding acyl-CoA dehydrogenase family protein has protein sequence MGSLHLPIQERSEQTEEIRGHVREFLRQEREAGTFVPKCDTWLSGFSPEFSRKLGERGWIGMTWPKRYGGHERSAIERYVVIEELLAAGAPVAGHWIADRQTGPLLLRYGTEQQRMSFLPRIARGECYFAIGLSEPNAGSDLAAVRTRAEKVEGGWIMNGSKTWTSGAHHAHYMITLCRTSPYHPENRHEGMSQLLVDLSSPGVTIRPILLMTGEHHFNEVFFEDVFVPDDMLIGQEGNGWKQGMTELAFERSGPERFLSTFPLLEELVNRLRQSGQKHLMAQAAKLVSRLWTLRHMSIGVAHLLEKGETPDVAAALVKEMGTTFEQQVAEVVRLLLPTSPSVDAADRLDQLLAQSILHAPGFTLRGGTTEILRGIIAKGVIAK, from the coding sequence ATGGGCAGCCTGCACTTGCCAATACAGGAACGGTCGGAACAAACGGAAGAAATCCGTGGGCATGTTCGCGAATTTTTGCGTCAGGAGAGGGAAGCAGGGACGTTCGTTCCGAAATGCGATACGTGGCTGAGTGGATTTTCGCCTGAATTCAGCCGCAAGCTGGGCGAGCGAGGGTGGATCGGGATGACGTGGCCGAAACGATACGGCGGGCACGAAAGGTCCGCGATCGAGCGCTATGTCGTCATCGAGGAGCTGCTGGCGGCTGGAGCGCCTGTGGCGGGGCACTGGATAGCGGATCGACAGACGGGGCCGCTCCTGCTTCGCTACGGAACCGAACAGCAGCGCATGTCGTTTTTGCCGCGGATCGCACGCGGTGAGTGTTACTTTGCCATCGGGCTCAGCGAACCGAACGCAGGGTCCGATCTTGCTGCCGTCCGCACCCGTGCAGAGAAGGTAGAGGGTGGCTGGATCATGAACGGCAGCAAGACGTGGACGAGCGGAGCCCATCATGCCCATTACATGATCACGCTTTGCCGGACATCCCCTTACCATCCCGAAAACCGGCACGAGGGCATGAGCCAGCTGCTCGTAGACTTGTCGAGTCCGGGCGTTACGATCCGGCCGATCTTACTTATGACGGGCGAGCACCATTTCAACGAGGTGTTTTTTGAGGATGTGTTTGTGCCGGATGACATGCTGATCGGACAGGAAGGAAACGGCTGGAAGCAGGGGATGACCGAGCTGGCTTTTGAACGCAGCGGGCCGGAGCGCTTTCTGAGCACATTCCCTTTGCTGGAGGAGTTGGTGAACCGCTTGCGGCAAAGCGGTCAAAAGCATCTGATGGCTCAGGCTGCCAAGCTCGTCTCGCGGCTGTGGACGCTGAGGCATATGTCCATCGGGGTCGCCCACCTGCTCGAAAAAGGGGAGACGCCAGATGTTGCTGCAGCGCTGGTCAAAGAGATGGGAACCACTTTCGAGCAGCAGGTGGCCGAGGTCGTTCGGCTTCTTTTGCCGACGTCGCCATCCGTCGACGCGGCAGACCGTTTGGATCAGCTGCTGGCGCAGTCGATCCTCCACGCCCCGGGATTTACGCTTCGCGGAGGCACGACGGAAATCCTGCGCGGCATCATAGCCAAAGGGGTGATCGCGAAATGA
- a CDS encoding ROK family protein → MKKAIGIDVGGTKIRGGIVREDGQLLKVQEVPTEAHLGGKEMVERIIRLIHQLGTVEVAGVGVGTSGQVSLQGELLSATDLFPEWAGIALQRVLQERLQLPVRVVNDVQAMALGELAFGAGHRYKDFLCLALGTGVGGAIVYKGRLMRGANGAAGEVGHMLLHPGGRRCPCGQVGCFEAYVSGRALEERYLERTGVRQTGSSILQSPWEGDPRASGLLEEYLEDLCKGIASLVAVLNPQAVILGGGVARSLPPYVPQVEKKVLSLLSRAAAQNFSLVLSELGDSSMLLGAGSLLFDQKE, encoded by the coding sequence ATGAAGAAAGCCATCGGGATCGATGTGGGGGGCACGAAGATTCGAGGGGGGATCGTTCGGGAAGACGGCCAGCTCCTGAAGGTACAGGAAGTACCGACGGAAGCGCACCTCGGAGGAAAGGAAATGGTGGAGAGGATCATTCGCCTCATTCATCAACTGGGCACAGTGGAAGTGGCTGGCGTCGGAGTGGGGACGTCCGGACAGGTAAGTCTGCAAGGCGAACTGCTGTCGGCGACCGATTTGTTTCCGGAATGGGCGGGAATTGCGCTGCAACGCGTATTGCAAGAGAGGCTGCAGCTTCCCGTTCGGGTCGTGAACGACGTGCAGGCAATGGCGCTGGGCGAACTGGCTTTTGGTGCTGGCCATCGCTACAAGGATTTTCTTTGCCTCGCGCTTGGAACCGGTGTGGGCGGGGCGATCGTTTACAAGGGCAGACTCATGCGCGGAGCCAATGGAGCGGCAGGCGAAGTCGGGCACATGCTGCTGCATCCCGGGGGCCGCCGTTGTCCGTGCGGCCAAGTCGGGTGCTTCGAGGCTTACGTCTCAGGCAGGGCGTTGGAGGAACGCTATCTGGAGAGGACGGGCGTTCGCCAGACAGGCAGTTCCATTCTCCAGAGTCCATGGGAGGGTGACCCGCGCGCGAGCGGTCTTTTGGAGGAATATCTCGAAGATTTGTGCAAAGGGATCGCATCGCTGGTCGCCGTTCTCAATCCGCAGGCGGTCATTCTTGGAGGCGGAGTCGCCCGGAGCTTGCCGCCCTATGTACCGCAAGTGGAGAAGAAGGTGCTCAGTCTCCTCAGCAGGGCTGCGGCACAGAACTTTTCTCTGGTTCTGTCGGAATTGGGCGACAGCTCGATGCTGCTCGGAGCAGGCAGTTTGTTGTTCGATCAGAAGGAATGA
- a CDS encoding enoyl-CoA hydratase-related protein, whose protein sequence is MADLLFRVEKGIARITLNRPEALNAFSTEMIDLWIRALETVRDDDAIRVVVLTGNGRAFCSGGDIKAMARGEGFLHKSVEADEDLASTGLARKKSLWKRVQRIPLLLQEIDKPVIAVLNGLATGAGLDMALMCDIRIAAASANVSEGYIKAGIVPGDGGAYFLPRLVGVDKALEMLWTGDSYTAEQAKQMGLLTHVVPDEELPAFVEAYVQRLAEGPQEAMRFMKRAVYQGLSTDLRTSLDMISSAMGLVTELDDYQEGVRAIAEKRKPTFT, encoded by the coding sequence ATGGCAGACCTGCTTTTTCGCGTGGAAAAAGGAATTGCCCGCATCACCCTGAATCGCCCGGAAGCGCTGAATGCCTTTAGCACGGAAATGATCGACTTGTGGATTCGGGCGTTGGAGACGGTGCGCGACGACGATGCGATTCGTGTCGTTGTGTTGACCGGAAACGGAAGGGCTTTTTGCAGCGGAGGAGACATCAAGGCCATGGCAAGAGGAGAAGGATTCCTGCACAAATCGGTGGAAGCGGACGAAGATCTCGCTTCGACGGGGCTCGCCCGCAAAAAAAGTCTGTGGAAGAGAGTGCAGCGCATCCCGCTGTTGCTGCAGGAGATTGACAAGCCGGTCATTGCCGTGCTCAACGGCCTCGCGACAGGAGCTGGGCTTGACATGGCGCTCATGTGCGACATCCGGATCGCGGCAGCGAGCGCAAACGTATCAGAAGGCTACATAAAAGCCGGTATCGTTCCCGGGGACGGCGGGGCATACTTCCTGCCGCGTCTTGTCGGGGTGGACAAAGCGCTGGAGATGCTGTGGACGGGTGACAGCTATACAGCCGAACAGGCCAAGCAGATGGGGCTCCTTACCCATGTCGTACCGGATGAAGAACTGCCCGCATTTGTGGAGGCTTATGTACAGCGGCTCGCCGAAGGGCCGCAGGAAGCGATGCGCTTCATGAAGAGAGCAGTCTATCAAGGGCTCTCCACGGACTTGCGCACCTCGCTCGACATGATCTCCTCGGCTATGGGGCTGGTGACGGAACTGGACGATTACCAGGAAGGCGTCCGTGCAATCGCGGAAAAACGGAAACCGACGTTTACCTAA
- a CDS encoding GNAT family N-acetyltransferase: METNGDGKERLIELHQIGRADTRDLGEVKQLFLEYAASLDLDLSFQDFASESETLPGKYGEPDGALLIMRVDGKAAGCIALRNIADGICEMKRLYVRDAYRGLGLGKILIQAVMEKAAQLQYAYIRLDTLPSMAKAQTLYRSFGFYEIEPYVFNPIEGTKFMEAKLLSNAPDPTK; this comes from the coding sequence ATGGAAACAAACGGGGATGGGAAAGAGCGATTGATCGAGCTTCATCAAATCGGGAGAGCGGATACCCGCGATCTGGGGGAAGTGAAGCAGCTTTTTTTGGAATATGCGGCGTCCCTGGATCTCGATCTTTCCTTCCAAGACTTTGCGTCAGAAAGCGAGACTTTGCCAGGCAAGTACGGAGAGCCGGATGGCGCCCTGCTCATCATGCGAGTAGACGGAAAAGCGGCGGGATGCATCGCTCTTCGAAACATTGCGGATGGGATCTGTGAAATGAAGAGGCTATATGTACGGGATGCTTACAGGGGGTTGGGGCTGGGGAAAATCCTGATTCAGGCGGTTATGGAAAAGGCAGCTCAGCTTCAATATGCCTATATCAGACTGGATACGCTGCCTTCCATGGCAAAAGCGCAGACGTTATATCGCTCTTTTGGTTTCTATGAAATTGAACCTTATGTATTCAATCCGATAGAAGGAACCAAATTCATGGAGGCCAAGCTATTATCCAATGCCCCAGATCCGACAAAATAG
- a CDS encoding CaiB/BaiF CoA-transferase family protein, which yields MQALDGVRVLDLSRTLAGPFCTMLLGDMGADIIKVEQPEVGDETRRFTPPTWDGISSYYLASNRNKRSLTVDLKSEAGREIIGALAKTTDVLVENFRTGALDRLGLGYEQLKEINPRLIYCSVSGFGRTGPEKNRAGYDLLLQGYGGLMSITGEAGGPPVKVGTSLVDMNAGMFAVYGILSALIAREKTGLGQFIDVSLLDGQVALLNFVATSYFATGKPAGRMGTAHPSIVPYQAFAAKDGDIILAIANNRLWQRACQALDWGDLQEDPRFCTNDERVAHRHLLIGIIQERIGRMEIREIVEKLDAVGVPCGPIHTVDQVLNHPQVLAREMVISVEHPVVRDLKMPGFPVKLSETPAQLKRHPPLLGEHTDEILRELGYHPEQINSLREHKVIG from the coding sequence TTGCAGGCATTGGATGGCGTACGTGTGCTGGATTTGTCAAGGACGTTGGCAGGACCTTTCTGCACGATGCTGCTCGGTGACATGGGAGCGGATATCATCAAAGTGGAGCAGCCCGAAGTAGGGGACGAAACGAGAAGATTCACTCCCCCGACCTGGGATGGCATCAGCAGCTACTACCTGGCTTCCAATCGAAACAAGCGCAGCTTGACGGTCGACCTGAAGTCGGAAGCCGGCAGAGAAATCATAGGCGCGCTGGCAAAGACGACAGATGTGCTGGTGGAAAATTTCCGCACGGGCGCGCTTGATCGGCTTGGACTGGGGTACGAGCAGCTCAAAGAGATCAACCCGCGCCTGATCTACTGCTCTGTATCCGGATTCGGGCGGACGGGACCGGAGAAAAACCGCGCAGGCTACGATCTGCTCCTGCAAGGGTACGGCGGCCTGATGAGCATTACAGGCGAAGCTGGCGGTCCCCCGGTCAAGGTCGGGACCTCGCTCGTGGACATGAACGCCGGGATGTTCGCGGTCTACGGGATACTGTCCGCCTTGATCGCCAGAGAAAAAACGGGCTTGGGCCAGTTCATCGATGTGAGCTTGCTCGACGGCCAGGTCGCACTGCTCAACTTCGTGGCCACCAGTTATTTTGCGACTGGCAAACCGGCGGGGCGCATGGGAACCGCTCATCCGTCCATCGTCCCCTACCAGGCATTCGCTGCGAAGGACGGGGACATCATCCTTGCGATCGCCAACAACAGGCTGTGGCAAAGGGCGTGTCAGGCGTTGGACTGGGGTGATCTGCAGGAAGATCCGAGGTTTTGCACGAACGACGAACGCGTCGCCCACCGGCACCTGTTAATCGGCATCATCCAGGAACGGATCGGGAGAATGGAAATCCGGGAAATCGTGGAGAAGCTCGATGCAGTCGGGGTCCCATGCGGCCCCATCCATACGGTGGATCAAGTCTTGAACCATCCGCAAGTGCTGGCCAGGGAAATGGTTATCTCCGTCGAGCACCCGGTTGTCCGCGATTTGAAAATGCCGGGTTTTCCGGTCAAGCTGTCGGAAACGCCGGCGCAGCTAAAAAGACACCCTCCGCTCCTGGGGGAACATACCGACGAGATTTTGCGCGAATTGGGCTATCACCCCGAACAGATCAACTCGCTGCGTGAGCATAAGGTCATCGGCTGA
- a CDS encoding IclR family transcriptional regulator: protein MSADNSMQTISRTIQILRSFSREEKELSLAEFHHKLGLSKSSLQRILNTLVNYGFLEKDEKRKTYRLGNELYYLGKLVEEHSHLLTVTKPYLKTVRDRLGESVYLNIVEHGERKCIAFEEGKHDLMTISYIGQTSPLYAGASAKLLLAYQPPEKMTQYLEQTALRPLTNATVTDKDKLLEELREIRTRGYASSRGERVIGVCSVSAPIFNRWGETIAGVSISAPIIRVPEDTYREFVRIITETARKISEEFKFADS, encoded by the coding sequence ATGAGCGCAGACAATTCCATGCAGACGATCAGCCGCACGATCCAGATCCTGCGATCTTTTTCCAGGGAGGAAAAAGAGCTTTCCTTGGCGGAGTTTCATCACAAGCTGGGGCTGTCCAAATCCAGTCTGCAACGGATTTTGAATACACTCGTGAACTATGGCTTTTTGGAAAAGGACGAGAAAAGAAAGACGTATCGTCTCGGAAACGAGCTGTATTACCTGGGCAAGCTCGTGGAGGAGCATTCTCACCTCCTGACGGTGACGAAGCCGTACCTGAAGACAGTGCGGGATCGGCTGGGCGAAAGCGTCTACCTGAACATCGTGGAACACGGCGAGAGAAAGTGCATAGCGTTTGAGGAAGGGAAGCATGACCTCATGACGATCTCGTACATCGGGCAGACATCGCCATTGTACGCCGGAGCGTCAGCCAAGCTGCTCCTCGCTTATCAGCCGCCGGAGAAGATGACGCAATATTTGGAGCAAACCGCACTTCGGCCCCTTACGAATGCGACGGTTACCGACAAGGACAAGCTGCTGGAAGAACTCCGCGAGATTCGGACCAGGGGGTATGCCAGCAGCCGGGGGGAACGCGTGATCGGCGTATGCTCTGTCAGTGCGCCCATTTTCAACCGGTGGGGAGAAACGATTGCGGGGGTCTCCATATCGGCGCCGATCATCCGTGTGCCGGAAGACACGTACCGGGAATTCGTGCGAATAATCACGGAAACGGCAAGGAAAATCTCGGAGGAATTCAAATTTGCCGATTCATGA
- a CDS encoding serine hydrolase domain-containing protein, producing the protein MPNESPQVEFQQWLDEWSAKRDGCGVQVAAYVKGKLVIDACAGIADPASGQPVDKDTLFIAQSCSKGVTATAIHLLVQQGKLAYDDPVAAYWPEFAANGKAGITIRHVLSHQAGIPHMPKHADMALICDWNAMIHEMEQLSPIWEPGTKTGYHGLTYGWILAETAARADGRPFSRIVQEEISAPLAIASQLYMGAPPEAERRIAKISGEAVPIALLPEDHLLRRVLPPAVVPIVNPEWNDPAFHQAVIPAVNGVMTANALARMYASLIGDVVDCVRLLQPARMQEATSLQADRLDEVFQVSNRIALGYYLGNPANMQAMGDDPRAFGNGGIGGMIGFADPAKGFSFAVLTNHMTSERAAQPLDVQMAAKVRELLQLDSTR; encoded by the coding sequence ATGCCAAACGAATCTCCCCAAGTGGAGTTCCAGCAATGGCTGGACGAGTGGAGCGCAAAAAGAGATGGGTGCGGAGTCCAGGTAGCCGCTTACGTCAAAGGCAAGCTCGTCATTGACGCCTGCGCCGGCATAGCCGACCCTGCTTCGGGACAGCCGGTAGATAAGGACACGTTGTTTATTGCCCAATCCTGTTCCAAAGGGGTGACGGCTACGGCCATCCATCTGCTGGTCCAGCAGGGAAAGCTGGCCTATGACGATCCAGTGGCAGCATACTGGCCCGAGTTTGCAGCAAATGGAAAAGCAGGGATTACGATCCGGCACGTGCTGTCCCATCAGGCCGGGATCCCGCATATGCCCAAACACGCCGATATGGCCTTGATCTGCGATTGGAACGCAATGATTCATGAGATGGAACAGCTTTCGCCGATTTGGGAGCCCGGAACCAAAACGGGGTATCATGGACTCACCTACGGCTGGATCCTGGCAGAAACAGCTGCACGGGCAGACGGACGTCCTTTCTCCAGAATCGTTCAGGAAGAAATTAGCGCCCCATTGGCGATTGCCAGCCAGCTTTACATGGGTGCTCCTCCGGAGGCGGAGAGGCGAATTGCCAAAATAAGCGGGGAAGCGGTGCCGATTGCCCTCTTGCCCGAAGATCATCTGTTGAGAAGGGTGCTGCCGCCAGCTGTGGTGCCGATTGTCAATCCGGAATGGAACGATCCGGCGTTTCATCAGGCCGTGATTCCGGCGGTCAATGGCGTGATGACGGCAAACGCGCTCGCCCGTATGTACGCTTCCCTGATCGGCGATGTCGTGGACTGTGTGCGTCTGCTTCAGCCAGCCCGCATGCAGGAGGCGACCAGTTTGCAAGCGGATCGGCTGGACGAAGTGTTCCAGGTGAGCAATCGCATCGCGCTCGGGTATTATTTGGGCAACCCGGCCAACATGCAGGCGATGGGCGACGACCCGCGTGCGTTTGGCAATGGAGGTATCGGCGGGATGATCGGATTCGCCGATCCGGCAAAAGGTTTTTCTTTCGCCGTATTGACCAATCACATGACGAGCGAGCGGGCCGCACAGCCTCTCGATGTTCAAATGGCGGCAAAGGTCAGGGAATTGCTGCAGCTTGATTCTACCAGGTGA
- a CDS encoding acyl-CoA dehydrogenase family protein — MTDLTKMLVKSTTKIMKDICTKEFIDEAERGRWAAELWEVLSEAGMLTVAVPEELDGTGGTFAEAYEILRLAGKYAAPIPLAETYMGNWIMADLGLAATCEPLAILANEGEPFQFKKEGAGWSVTGKARSVPWGRHARLLLVLGETETGSVLALMSPTEAKVTTGQNLAGEPRDTMVLEAAPVADEHLFAVDARQVHSRLLSTGALCRSVMMAGALERIAELTVKYTTERSQFGRPLHRFQAIQHHLASLAGETAAANTAASYAVAASRRGPDEKAIAMAKIRINEAAGIVAPVAHQVHGAIGFTHEHVLHQCTRRVLAWRDEWGTETQWAEKLAEQLMLLEENGLWPYLSE, encoded by the coding sequence ATGACCGACCTCACGAAAATGCTGGTTAAATCCACGACCAAGATCATGAAAGACATCTGCACCAAGGAATTCATTGACGAAGCCGAACGAGGAAGGTGGGCTGCCGAGCTGTGGGAGGTACTGAGCGAAGCCGGGATGTTGACTGTCGCCGTACCCGAAGAGCTGGATGGAACGGGCGGCACTTTCGCCGAAGCATATGAAATTCTGCGACTGGCAGGCAAATACGCAGCGCCTATTCCGCTCGCGGAGACGTACATGGGCAACTGGATCATGGCCGATCTCGGACTCGCGGCCACTTGCGAACCGCTGGCGATCTTGGCAAATGAAGGCGAGCCCTTCCAGTTCAAGAAAGAGGGGGCGGGATGGAGCGTTACCGGAAAAGCGAGAAGCGTGCCGTGGGGGAGGCATGCCAGGCTGCTGCTCGTCTTGGGGGAAACGGAAACAGGATCGGTGCTCGCACTGATGTCTCCGACGGAGGCGAAAGTAACGACGGGGCAAAATTTGGCGGGCGAGCCGCGGGATACCATGGTCCTGGAGGCGGCACCAGTCGCGGATGAACATCTGTTTGCCGTAGATGCGAGACAGGTGCATTCCCGACTCTTGTCTACGGGGGCGCTTTGCCGTTCGGTCATGATGGCCGGAGCACTGGAGAGGATCGCGGAATTGACGGTCAAGTACACCACGGAGCGCTCGCAATTCGGCAGGCCGCTGCATCGTTTTCAGGCCATTCAGCACCATCTGGCGTCGCTCGCGGGGGAGACGGCTGCGGCGAATACAGCGGCAAGCTACGCCGTGGCGGCAAGCAGGCGAGGACCGGACGAAAAGGCGATTGCCATGGCGAAAATCCGTATCAACGAAGCGGCAGGCATCGTCGCTCCTGTGGCCCATCAAGTGCACGGCGCCATCGGATTTACGCATGAACACGTGCTGCATCAGTGCACGCGGCGGGTCCTGGCATGGAGAGACGAATGGGGCACGGAGACACAGTGGGCCGAAAAACTGGCGGAGCAGCTGATGCTGCTGGAGGAGAATGGCCTATGGCCGTACCTTTCGGAATAA
- a CDS encoding DedA family protein, with product MQTWITTFIEQFSYIGIFLLMALENVFPPIPSEVILTFSGFMTTYTALSIPGVIVSATLGSVAGAVILYGIGYFLEIEKIEAIVDRWGHVLRLKKEDIARANAWFDKYGYWTIFLCRMVPLVRSLISVPAGMTKMNFSLFLLFTTLGTLLWNVALVLLGSFLGQSWEKILNYMEMYSTVTYVIIGAGAVVFLIVFLRKRMAKS from the coding sequence ATGCAGACGTGGATTACGACTTTTATTGAGCAGTTCAGCTATATCGGCATTTTTTTGCTGATGGCTTTGGAAAATGTGTTTCCTCCGATTCCTTCCGAAGTGATTCTGACCTTCAGCGGGTTCATGACGACCTATACAGCCCTTTCGATCCCAGGTGTTATCGTCTCGGCTACCTTGGGGTCAGTGGCGGGTGCCGTTATTCTCTATGGTATCGGCTATTTTCTTGAAATCGAAAAAATAGAAGCCATCGTGGATCGTTGGGGGCACGTCCTGCGCCTGAAAAAAGAGGATATTGCGCGAGCGAACGCATGGTTTGACAAATACGGATACTGGACGATCTTCCTGTGCAGGATGGTCCCGCTGGTCAGGAGCCTGATTTCCGTGCCCGCGGGGATGACGAAAATGAATTTCTCGCTGTTTTTGCTGTTCACGACGCTCGGAACGCTCCTATGGAATGTGGCGCTGGTGCTTCTCGGCTCGTTTTTGGGCCAGTCCTGGGAAAAGATATTGAACTACATGGAAATGTACTCTACCGTGACCTACGTAATCATCGGAGCGGGAGCCGTCGTATTTCTCATCGTGTTTCTGCGAAAGAGAATGGCCAAATCGTAG
- a CDS encoding MurR/RpiR family transcriptional regulator, which produces MHTPVAICELSIKISSYVKSLTKSEKKVALYVLDHFEDILNMSVTDLAEQANVGETTVLRFCRKLDFKGYQEFKLALAKSTVHPLANLHSQLTESDPFQVMLQKVNASNVQAIQETTGMVDAKELNRAVELILNSRKIHVYGAGVSGVTALDAKSRFMRIGLSVDAFLDAHQQAMAATTLSENDLAIGFSVSGSTKDTVDALRIAKENGAKIIAGTHFARSPVTKMADVVLLHGGRETPLQGGSLAAKIAQLHAVDLLYTGVALRMKEKALYFREKAAKAVADKAY; this is translated from the coding sequence GTGCACACACCCGTAGCGATCTGTGAGCTTTCTATCAAGATCAGCAGTTACGTCAAATCATTGACCAAGTCTGAAAAGAAAGTGGCGCTTTACGTTCTCGATCATTTTGAAGACATCCTCAACATGTCGGTGACGGATCTGGCCGAGCAGGCCAACGTCGGGGAGACGACCGTACTCCGCTTTTGCCGCAAGCTGGATTTCAAAGGGTACCAGGAATTCAAGCTGGCGCTCGCCAAAAGCACGGTCCACCCGCTCGCAAACCTGCACAGCCAGCTCACGGAAAGCGATCCGTTTCAGGTCATGCTGCAAAAGGTCAACGCGTCCAACGTGCAAGCGATTCAGGAAACGACAGGCATGGTCGATGCGAAAGAGCTGAATCGGGCCGTCGAGCTGATCTTGAACAGTCGCAAGATCCATGTATACGGGGCAGGCGTATCCGGGGTGACGGCACTGGATGCCAAAAGCCGTTTCATGCGGATCGGTTTGTCGGTAGACGCCTTTCTGGATGCGCATCAACAGGCGATGGCGGCGACGACGCTGTCCGAAAACGACCTGGCTATCGGCTTTTCGGTATCGGGAAGCACGAAGGATACAGTGGACGCTCTTCGCATCGCCAAGGAAAACGGCGCCAAGATTATTGCCGGAACTCATTTCGCCCGCTCACCCGTGACAAAAATGGCGGATGTCGTACTGCTGCACGGCGGGAGGGAGACGCCGTTGCAGGGCGGGTCGCTGGCGGCAAAAATCGCGCAGCTGCACGCAGTCGATTTGCTGTATACCGGCGTCGCGCTGCGGATGAAGGAAAAAGCGCTTTACTTCCGGGAAAAGGCTGCGAAAGCCGTCGCGGACAAAGCGTATTGA
- a CDS encoding N-acetylmannosamine-6-phosphate 2-epimerase → MLENLRGGLVVSCQALADEPLHGPQFMERMALAAKQGGAVGIRANGYADIRAIKASLELPVIGINKRNIPGFDAFITPTKEDARIVHEAGADIIAVDATSQSRPESLAELVRYIRFDLGKPVMADVATLEDGVRAEQLGCDLVGTTLSGYTPATRGGSGRGPDFELLKDLVARLRIPVIAEGRIHTPEQAKEALRLGAFCVVVGGAITRPQEITRRFLEGMKE, encoded by the coding sequence ATGCTGGAGAACTTGCGGGGCGGTCTGGTGGTTTCGTGCCAGGCTCTGGCAGATGAACCGCTGCATGGACCGCAATTCATGGAACGAATGGCGTTGGCGGCAAAGCAAGGCGGGGCTGTCGGGATTCGGGCGAATGGGTATGCGGACATCCGCGCCATCAAAGCGAGCTTGGAGTTGCCGGTCATCGGGATCAACAAACGGAACATCCCCGGCTTTGACGCATTCATTACCCCTACCAAGGAAGATGCGCGAATCGTGCATGAAGCGGGAGCGGATATCATCGCCGTGGACGCGACGAGTCAAAGTCGTCCGGAATCCTTGGCGGAGCTGGTCCGTTACATCCGATTCGACCTGGGCAAACCGGTGATGGCCGATGTGGCAACACTCGAGGATGGCGTCCGTGCCGAGCAGCTCGGCTGCGATCTCGTGGGAACGACATTGTCCGGCTATACGCCGGCTACTCGTGGAGGATCGGGAAGGGGGCCGGATTTCGAACTGTTAAAGGACTTGGTGGCGCGCCTGCGTATTCCAGTGATCGCAGAAGGACGGATCCACACGCCTGAGCAAGCGAAAGAGGCATTGCGGCTGGGTGCGTTTTGCGTCGTGGTCGGGGGCGCGATTACCCGACCCCAGGAAATCACCAGACGTTTTCTGGAAGGGATGAAGGAATGA